One window of the Candidatus Izemoplasmatales bacterium genome contains the following:
- a CDS encoding beta-ketoacyl-ACP synthase III — MKPRIRLVGTGRYLPPATISNADLEKMVDTSSEWIETRTGIMNRHKAVGEQTSDMAFKAALDAIAKNGYDKDRIDLIVTATITGDQQTPSTANFIQSKLGLEGRPVMAFDVNAACTGFIYALEVASNLLQSGRFHAALVIGAETLTRCVDYTDRNTCVLFGDGAGAAILEPARLTAAPAHFFTASDCDRESALTVVRDRIRMDGAKVYAFAVNAVETAIRHILKVAGMSLDDIEVVIPHQANIRIVQSVARSLDVPFHKFFMNIRETGNTSAASIIIALDEYRDIHPEARGKRALLVGFGGGFTWGSAIITL, encoded by the coding sequence GTGAAACCCAGGATTAGGCTCGTCGGCACCGGCCGCTATCTCCCGCCGGCGACGATCTCGAACGCCGACCTCGAGAAGATGGTCGACACCTCCTCCGAATGGATCGAGACGCGCACCGGGATCATGAACCGCCACAAGGCGGTCGGAGAACAGACTTCCGACATGGCATTCAAGGCCGCGCTCGACGCAATCGCGAAGAACGGCTACGACAAGGACAGGATCGACCTGATCGTCACGGCGACGATCACCGGCGACCAGCAGACGCCGTCGACCGCCAACTTCATCCAGTCCAAGCTCGGCCTCGAAGGCCGGCCGGTGATGGCGTTCGACGTGAATGCCGCCTGCACCGGCTTCATCTACGCCCTCGAGGTTGCCTCGAACCTTTTGCAGTCGGGACGGTTTCACGCCGCGCTCGTGATCGGCGCAGAAACCCTCACCCGCTGCGTCGACTACACCGACCGCAACACCTGCGTCCTCTTCGGCGACGGGGCCGGCGCCGCGATCCTCGAGCCGGCGCGCCTCACCGCCGCTCCGGCGCACTTCTTCACCGCCTCCGACTGCGACCGAGAGAGCGCCCTCACCGTCGTCCGCGACCGCATCCGGATGGATGGGGCGAAGGTGTACGCCTTCGCCGTGAACGCCGTCGAGACGGCGATCCGGCACATCCTCAAGGTCGCCGGAATGTCGCTCGACGACATCGAGGTCGTGATCCCGCACCAGGCCAACATCCGCATCGTCCAGTCGGTCGCACGATCGCTCGACGTGCCGTTCCACAAGTTCTTCATGAACATCCGCGAGACCGGCAACACGTCGGCCGCATCGATCATCATCGCCCTCGACGAATACCGCGACATCCATCCCGAGGCGCGGGGCAAGCGCGCCCTGCTCGTCGGCTTCGGCGGCGGCTTCACGTGGGGCAGCGCGATCATCACCCTTTAG
- a CDS encoding biotin transporter BioY: MTRTRRLAGTAVFTALAAVSVWLIPPFTLPGIPVAFTLQSFFVVLAGFVLPPAAASAAMLGYVALGAAGLPVFAGGTGGLSVLVGPSGAFLWLFPAVAGAIALAVRGTNRTVIRIAAGIGFAILGLYPLASLWTAFVAGIPWLSVLFGMTPYAVLDVVKVVLAAMLAKRLRRIADQH, from the coding sequence TTGACGAGGACCCGCCGCCTCGCCGGAACCGCCGTCTTCACCGCCCTCGCGGCCGTCTCCGTCTGGCTGATTCCGCCCTTCACGCTGCCCGGGATTCCGGTCGCCTTCACCCTGCAGTCGTTCTTCGTGGTCCTCGCGGGATTCGTTCTCCCCCCCGCCGCGGCGTCTGCGGCGATGCTCGGGTACGTCGCGCTCGGCGCGGCCGGGCTGCCGGTGTTCGCCGGCGGAACCGGCGGCCTTTCCGTCCTCGTCGGTCCGTCGGGGGCGTTCCTCTGGCTCTTCCCGGCCGTCGCCGGCGCGATTGCTCTGGCGGTTCGCGGAACAAACCGGACCGTCATCCGGATCGCGGCCGGAATCGGCTTCGCGATCCTCGGACTCTACCCGCTCGCGTCCCTTTGGACCGCGTTCGTCGCGGGGATTCCGTGGTTATCTGTTCTATTCGGAATGACGCCCTACGCGGTCCTTGACGTCGTCAAGGTCGTCCTTGCGGCGATGCTTGCGAAGCGCCTTCGCCGCATCGCGGATCAACACTGA
- the fabZ gene encoding 3-hydroxyacyl-ACP dehydratase FabZ produces MLSLEGIKKILPHREPFLLVDEVLDYTPMKGGIGIKHVRAEEFYFQGHFPGHPVMPGVLITESLAQMGAIVLLSDPQYQGKIAYFTGIEKAKFRRKVVPGDTLLLEVEITRMRGRFGFGTAVARVEDEVACEAQFSFVVG; encoded by the coding sequence ATGCTCTCGCTCGAGGGGATCAAGAAGATCCTGCCGCACCGCGAACCGTTCCTGCTCGTCGACGAGGTCCTCGACTACACGCCGATGAAGGGCGGCATCGGGATCAAGCACGTCCGCGCCGAGGAGTTCTACTTCCAGGGCCATTTTCCCGGACACCCGGTGATGCCGGGGGTCCTGATCACCGAGTCGCTCGCCCAGATGGGCGCGATCGTGCTCCTCTCCGACCCGCAGTACCAGGGCAAGATCGCCTACTTCACCGGCATCGAGAAGGCCAAGTTCCGCCGGAAGGTGGTCCCCGGCGACACGCTCCTGCTCGAAGTCGAGATCACCCGCATGCGCGGGAGGTTCGGCTTCGGCACCGCCGTCGCCAGGGTCGAGGACGAGGTCGCCTGCGAGGCGCAGTTCTCGTTCGTGGTCGGATGA
- a CDS encoding DUF561 domain-containing protein: MRNITELLSSRYPLIQGGMANIATATLCAAVCEAGGFGLIGAGGNDPEWVRSQIRTCRTMTDKPFGVNIMLMSPHAPAIAKVVVEEKVPVVTTGAGNPGIYMEVWKQAGIKVIPVVPSVALAQRVERAGADAVIAEGTESGGHIGELTTMALVPQVVDAVRIPVIAAGGIADKRGVLAAFALGAKGVQVGTVLLATEECPIHDNYKKMVVDARDTSTVVTGRQTGAPVRVLKNPMANEYLEMSKQGATLEELEKLTLGSLRRAVFDGNVETGSFMAGQIAGMVRRIRPMKEVLSDLFDGVAAYKDSLEVL; encoded by the coding sequence ATGAGAAACATCACGGAATTGCTCAGTTCGAGATATCCCCTGATCCAGGGCGGGATGGCCAACATCGCCACCGCGACCCTCTGCGCCGCGGTCTGCGAGGCCGGCGGCTTCGGCCTCATCGGCGCCGGCGGGAACGATCCCGAATGGGTCCGCTCCCAGATCCGCACGTGCCGGACGATGACGGACAAGCCCTTCGGCGTCAACATCATGCTGATGAGTCCGCATGCCCCGGCGATCGCCAAGGTCGTCGTCGAGGAGAAGGTGCCGGTCGTCACCACCGGTGCCGGCAACCCTGGCATCTACATGGAGGTCTGGAAGCAGGCCGGCATCAAGGTGATCCCGGTCGTCCCCTCCGTTGCCCTCGCCCAGCGCGTCGAGCGCGCCGGCGCCGACGCGGTGATCGCGGAAGGCACCGAGTCGGGCGGACACATCGGCGAACTGACGACGATGGCGCTCGTCCCCCAGGTCGTCGACGCCGTCAGGATCCCCGTCATCGCCGCCGGCGGGATCGCCGACAAGCGCGGCGTTCTCGCCGCCTTCGCCCTCGGCGCCAAGGGCGTCCAGGTCGGGACCGTCCTGCTCGCGACCGAGGAGTGCCCGATCCACGACAACTACAAGAAGATGGTCGTCGACGCGCGCGACACCTCGACCGTCGTCACCGGCCGTCAGACCGGCGCACCGGTCCGGGTCCTGAAGAACCCGATGGCGAACGAATACCTCGAGATGTCCAAGCAAGGCGCCACCCTCGAGGAACTCGAAAAGCTGACGCTCGGGTCGCTCCGCCGCGCCGTCTTCGACGGGAACGTCGAGACCGGCTCCTTCATGGCCGGACAGATCGCCGGCATGGTCAGGCGGATCCGGCCGATGAAGGAGGTCCTCTCCGACCTCTTCGACGGCGTCGCCGCCTACAAGGATTCGCTCGAGGTTCTCTGA
- a CDS encoding acetyl-CoA carboxylase carboxyltransferase subunit alpha encodes MNEIRNNAWEKVRLARHPKRPTALSLIARLFPDFLELHGDRLFGDDPAVVGGIATFDGRAVTVIAQEKGTNTDDKIHRNFGMPHPEGYRKALRLMRQAEKFHRPVVTIVDTPGAYPGIGAEERGQAGAIAENLKAMSTLKTPVVTIVLGEGGSGGALGIGLGDRVAMFENATYSILSPEGFAAILYKDAEKAPEAAALMKLTAPDLYALGAIDEVMPEGPGLHVDPATGYVAVEGFLKSALVAVCGLPLQTLLENRYAKYRAIGEIRSAMPEGVHGETQD; translated from the coding sequence ATGAATGAGATCAGAAACAACGCCTGGGAGAAGGTCCGACTCGCGCGCCATCCGAAGCGCCCGACGGCGCTTTCGCTGATCGCCCGCCTCTTCCCCGACTTCCTCGAACTGCACGGCGACCGCCTCTTCGGCGACGATCCCGCCGTCGTCGGCGGGATCGCCACCTTCGACGGCCGCGCCGTCACCGTCATCGCCCAGGAGAAGGGCACGAACACCGACGACAAGATCCACCGCAACTTCGGGATGCCCCATCCGGAGGGATACCGCAAGGCGCTTCGGCTGATGCGCCAGGCGGAGAAGTTCCACCGTCCCGTCGTCACGATCGTCGACACCCCCGGCGCCTATCCCGGGATCGGCGCCGAGGAACGCGGCCAGGCCGGCGCGATCGCCGAGAACCTGAAGGCGATGTCGACCCTGAAGACTCCCGTCGTCACGATCGTCCTCGGCGAGGGCGGATCCGGCGGCGCCCTCGGGATCGGCCTCGGCGACCGCGTCGCGATGTTCGAGAACGCCACCTATTCGATCCTCTCGCCCGAAGGCTTCGCGGCGATCCTGTACAAGGACGCCGAGAAGGCCCCCGAGGCGGCGGCGCTGATGAAGCTGACGGCCCCCGACCTGTACGCCCTCGGGGCCATCGACGAAGTGATGCCGGAGGGTCCGGGACTGCACGTCGATCCCGCAACCGGCTATGTCGCCGTCGAGGGCTTCCTCAAGAGCGCCCTCGTCGCCGTCTGCGGTCTGCCGCTTCAGACGCTCCTGGAGAACCGTTACGCCAAATACCGCGCGATCGGCGAGATCCGCTCCGCGATGCCTGAGGGGGTCCATGGTGAAACCCAGGATTAG
- the fabG gene encoding 3-oxoacyl-[acyl-carrier-protein] reductase: MDLSNRIAVVTGGAVGIGRAIALELSARGAKVVVNYRSSAAAAEELVAEITASGGIAYAVQADVSVHADAKRIVDFAVEKCGGLDILVNNAGVVADNLLLRMTEEQFDKVVDTDLKGVWNMCRHALKPILRSPAGRIVNVSSVSGILGNPGQTNYSAAKAGVIGLSKALAREVASRGVTVNVVAPGFIDTAMTANMPVEAIEKWKEQIPLRRIGSPEDVAKAVAFLVSADAAYITGHTLAVDGGIVM, translated from the coding sequence ATGGATTTGTCGAATAGAATCGCCGTCGTCACCGGCGGTGCGGTCGGAATCGGCCGGGCGATCGCGCTCGAACTTTCTGCACGCGGCGCGAAGGTCGTCGTGAACTACCGCTCGAGCGCCGCGGCCGCGGAGGAACTCGTGGCGGAAATCACCGCATCAGGTGGAATCGCCTATGCGGTCCAGGCGGACGTGAGCGTCCATGCGGACGCGAAACGGATCGTCGACTTCGCCGTCGAGAAGTGCGGCGGTCTCGACATTCTCGTGAACAACGCCGGCGTGGTCGCCGACAACCTGCTTCTCCGAATGACGGAGGAGCAGTTCGACAAGGTCGTCGACACCGACCTGAAGGGCGTCTGGAACATGTGCCGCCATGCCTTGAAGCCGATCCTCCGGAGTCCGGCGGGCAGGATCGTGAACGTCTCCTCCGTCTCCGGCATCCTCGGGAACCCCGGCCAGACGAACTACTCCGCCGCCAAGGCGGGGGTCATCGGGCTTTCGAAGGCGCTTGCCCGCGAGGTCGCCTCCCGCGGCGTCACCGTGAACGTCGTCGCTCCCGGCTTCATCGACACCGCGATGACCGCGAACATGCCCGTCGAAGCCATCGAGAAGTGGAAGGAACAGATTCCGCTCAGACGCATCGGATCGCCTGAGGACGTCGCGAAGGCGGTCGCCTTCCTCGTGTCCGCGGACGCCGCCTACATCACCGGTCACACGCTCGCCGTCGACGGCGGGATCGTGATGTGA
- a CDS encoding GNAT family protein gives MDEVALKDGRTLAIRRAGPADAEAMLDYLHAVGGESDNLLFGSEGVPYAVEQEREMLQKLSEAKTSAMFLGILDGRIVSVVNVNAPTRPRIAHTCEIGVSVRKECWNLGVGSAMMDRLVRFARSTGILEVIHLSVRSDNLHAIRLYERTGFVKIGTYEKYMKVDGRSHDVLLMNLYL, from the coding sequence ATGGATGAAGTCGCGCTCAAGGACGGCAGGACGCTTGCGATCCGGCGGGCAGGACCCGCCGACGCCGAGGCGATGCTCGACTACCTGCACGCCGTCGGCGGCGAATCGGACAACCTCCTGTTCGGTTCCGAGGGCGTGCCCTACGCCGTCGAACAGGAACGGGAGATGCTCCAGAAGCTGTCCGAGGCGAAGACCTCGGCGATGTTCCTCGGCATCCTCGACGGCCGGATCGTCTCCGTGGTGAACGTGAACGCGCCGACGCGGCCGCGCATCGCCCACACCTGCGAGATCGGGGTGTCGGTCCGGAAGGAATGCTGGAACCTCGGCGTGGGGTCGGCGATGATGGACCGTCTCGTCCGCTTCGCGCGCTCGACCGGGATCCTCGAGGTGATCCATCTCTCCGTGCGTTCCGACAACCTCCATGCGATCCGGCTCTACGAGCGGACCGGCTTCGTCAAAATCGGCACCTACGAGAAGTACATGAAGGTCGACGGCCGCTCCCACGACGTCCTCCTGATGAACCTCTACCTTTAA
- the accD gene encoding acetyl-CoA carboxylase, carboxyltransferase subunit beta: MKDSLSERQERLAKFRKTILNKEEVARSVDIPEGLFVKCEACGNAVYQRVLDKNDGVCPTCGAHFKIGAAKRIQITVDPGSFVETDAEVTSADPLGMPDYPEKLAAGKAASGMNEAFLSGTASITGIPVAVGVLDASFMMGSMGSAVGEKVARLVERATERRLPLVIFSASGGARMQEGILSLMQMGKTAGALARHDAAGLLYVSVLTHPTTGGVAASFASLGDVNIAEKSSLIGFAGPRVIKQTIRQELPEGFQTETFQLKHGAVDLVAARSEMRMLLSRLLRLHREVRP; this comes from the coding sequence ATGAAAGATTCGCTGAGTGAACGTCAGGAACGGCTCGCGAAGTTCAGGAAGACGATCCTGAACAAGGAAGAGGTCGCCCGCTCCGTCGACATTCCCGAAGGCCTCTTCGTCAAGTGCGAAGCCTGCGGGAACGCCGTCTACCAGCGCGTCCTCGACAAGAACGACGGCGTCTGCCCCACCTGCGGCGCGCATTTCAAGATCGGCGCCGCGAAGCGGATCCAGATCACCGTCGACCCCGGCTCGTTCGTCGAGACGGACGCCGAGGTCACTTCGGCCGATCCCCTCGGCATGCCCGACTATCCCGAGAAGCTCGCGGCCGGAAAGGCCGCCTCGGGGATGAACGAGGCCTTCCTGTCCGGAACCGCGTCGATCACCGGCATCCCCGTCGCCGTCGGCGTGCTCGACGCTTCCTTCATGATGGGTTCGATGGGTTCCGCCGTCGGCGAGAAGGTCGCCAGGCTCGTCGAACGCGCGACCGAGCGTCGACTGCCCCTCGTGATCTTCTCCGCCTCGGGCGGCGCCCGCATGCAGGAGGGCATCCTCTCGCTCATGCAGATGGGGAAGACGGCCGGAGCGCTCGCGCGCCACGACGCCGCGGGTCTCCTTTACGTGAGCGTCCTCACCCATCCGACCACCGGCGGCGTCGCCGCTTCCTTCGCCTCGCTCGGCGACGTCAACATCGCCGAGAAATCCTCGCTGATCGGCTTTGCCGGTCCGCGGGTCATCAAGCAGACGATCCGCCAGGAGCTGCCGGAAGGCTTCCAGACCGAGACGTTCCAGCTCAAGCATGGCGCCGTCGACCTCGTCGCGGCGCGCTCCGAGATGCGGATGCTCCTGTCGCGCCTGCTCCGTCTCCATCGGGAGGTACGGCCATGA
- the fabD gene encoding ACP S-malonyltransferase → MPALAILFPGQGAQHPGMGIDWLDDDPGVAKTLDEASRILGYDLSAVLSSEDGSLDDTLLAQPAIVISSLIAYKALLRRHPLKPAAFAGFSLGEWTALGAAGVYDFESLLRLVGIRAAAMQAAAKERPGAMAAILGLSEDRLKEVCAVASTPTAIVVPANLNCPGQIVISGDAEAVAKAAELAKQAGAKRIVPLNVSGAFHSPLMSSAAERLARALENAEPFFPAVPVWSNVTAAPHRKGELRKTLVRQVLEPVRFEDTIRALVASGIGHFLEIGPGSVLSGFIRKIDPTAAVARLDGPDGLPDLERWLTEHGFVE, encoded by the coding sequence ATGCCCGCGCTCGCGATCCTCTTCCCCGGCCAGGGGGCGCAGCACCCCGGCATGGGGATCGACTGGCTCGACGACGACCCCGGCGTCGCGAAGACCCTCGACGAGGCTTCGCGGATTCTCGGATACGACCTGTCCGCGGTCCTGTCCTCCGAGGACGGTAGTCTCGACGACACCCTCCTCGCCCAGCCCGCGATCGTGATCTCGTCCCTGATCGCCTACAAGGCGCTCCTTCGCCGCCATCCATTGAAACCCGCCGCCTTCGCCGGCTTCTCGCTCGGCGAGTGGACCGCCCTCGGCGCCGCCGGCGTCTACGACTTCGAAAGCCTCCTCCGCCTTGTCGGAATCCGTGCCGCGGCGATGCAGGCGGCCGCGAAGGAACGTCCCGGCGCGATGGCGGCCATCCTCGGCCTGTCCGAAGACAGGCTCAAGGAAGTCTGCGCGGTCGCCTCGACGCCGACCGCGATCGTGGTTCCGGCGAACCTGAACTGTCCCGGGCAGATCGTCATCTCGGGCGACGCGGAAGCCGTGGCGAAGGCCGCGGAACTCGCGAAGCAGGCCGGCGCGAAGCGGATCGTCCCCCTGAACGTCTCGGGAGCGTTCCATTCGCCGCTGATGTCCTCGGCGGCGGAACGTCTGGCCCGCGCACTCGAAAATGCGGAACCGTTCTTCCCCGCCGTCCCGGTTTGGTCGAACGTGACCGCCGCCCCGCATCGCAAGGGCGAACTGAGGAAGACTCTCGTCCGACAGGTCCTCGAGCCGGTACGCTTCGAGGATACGATCCGGGCGCTCGTCGCTTCCGGCATCGGGCATTTCCTCGAGATCGGACCGGGATCGGTCCTCTCGGGGTTCATACGCAAGATCGATCCGACGGCCGCCGTCGCCCGTCTCGACGGGCCGGACGGCCTTCCGGATCTGGAAAGGTGGTTGACAGAACATGGATTTGTCGAATAG
- a CDS encoding SRPBCC family protein yields the protein MDYTCTTLVRRPPAAVMALLLDHDRMKEWEEGLLRIDWIERPKGRGEGSAWLVFAAPEGEMRMKETVLSVEPLRLEVVYELGTVWNRCVNRLEAMPEGTLWSMDVTFLGKDMTPLPAADFRSGTETGMARFKRFAESLGKPGRKN from the coding sequence ATGGATTACACCTGCACGACCCTGGTCCGCCGGCCGCCGGCCGCGGTGATGGCGCTCTTGCTCGACCACGACCGCATGAAGGAATGGGAAGAGGGGCTTCTCCGCATCGACTGGATCGAACGACCGAAGGGACGGGGCGAAGGCTCCGCCTGGCTCGTCTTCGCCGCTCCCGAGGGGGAGATGCGGATGAAGGAGACGGTCCTCTCCGTCGAGCCGCTCCGCCTCGAGGTCGTCTACGAGCTCGGAACCGTCTGGAACCGCTGCGTCAACCGGCTTGAGGCGATGCCCGAGGGAACCCTCTGGTCGATGGACGTCACGTTCCTCGGAAAGGACATGACGCCGCTTCCGGCGGCCGACTTCCGAAGCGGCACGGAGACGGGGATGGCCCGCTTCAAACGCTTCGCCGAAAGCCTCGGGAAACCGGGAAGGAAGAACTGA
- the fabF gene encoding beta-ketoacyl-ACP synthase II, producing MKRRVVVTGLGLLTSVGNDVKSTWEAIRAGKNGIAPITLFDASESKVKVAGEVKGFDPTPLVGPRDARRLDRAILLGIAAADEAYRSARLAPADYDPYRFGTYVASGIGGLTTIWEEAKNAVAKGLDRMSPFFIPNAIVNLIGANVSIRFGLKGPNIPIVTACSAGTNAIGEAFRAIRDGYLDLALAGGAEAAVNAFGVAGFANMKALSTSADPETASVPFDKRRSGFVMAEGAGILVLEEYERAVARKASIYGEVVGYGATSDAYHITAPDESAEAVARCMTLALADAGISPSDVGYVNAHGTSTVLNDKFETLGIKKAFGPLAYELSVSSTKSMTGHALGATGGIETILTLLAVKDGIVPPTIHYREPDPDCDLDYTPNVAKRKNLTYAMNVNLGFGGQNAAVVVKRIEGRAE from the coding sequence GTGAAGCGCAGGGTCGTCGTCACCGGTCTCGGCCTTCTGACCAGCGTCGGAAACGACGTGAAAAGCACCTGGGAGGCGATCAGGGCCGGGAAGAACGGCATCGCCCCCATCACCCTCTTCGACGCCTCCGAGTCGAAGGTCAAGGTCGCCGGCGAAGTCAAGGGCTTCGATCCGACGCCGCTCGTCGGTCCGCGCGACGCGCGCCGCCTCGACCGCGCGATCCTGCTCGGAATCGCCGCCGCGGACGAGGCCTATCGGTCCGCGCGCTTAGCGCCGGCGGACTATGATCCGTACCGTTTCGGCACCTACGTCGCCTCCGGGATCGGCGGTCTCACGACGATCTGGGAGGAGGCCAAGAACGCCGTTGCCAAGGGTCTCGACCGGATGAGCCCGTTCTTCATCCCGAACGCGATCGTCAACCTGATCGGCGCGAACGTCTCGATCCGCTTCGGCCTCAAGGGACCGAACATCCCGATCGTGACGGCCTGCTCGGCCGGCACGAACGCGATCGGAGAAGCCTTCCGGGCGATCCGCGACGGCTATCTCGACCTCGCCCTCGCGGGCGGCGCCGAAGCCGCCGTGAACGCCTTCGGCGTCGCCGGCTTCGCGAACATGAAGGCGCTCTCGACGTCCGCCGATCCGGAGACCGCCTCGGTGCCCTTCGACAAGCGCCGGAGCGGCTTCGTGATGGCGGAGGGCGCGGGCATCCTCGTGCTCGAGGAATACGAGCGCGCGGTCGCGCGAAAGGCGTCGATCTATGGCGAGGTCGTCGGCTACGGCGCAACCTCCGACGCATACCACATCACCGCCCCGGACGAATCCGCCGAGGCAGTCGCAAGATGCATGACCCTCGCCCTCGCGGACGCCGGGATCTCCCCGTCCGACGTCGGCTACGTGAACGCGCACGGGACCTCGACGGTCCTGAACGACAAGTTCGAGACGCTCGGGATCAAGAAGGCGTTCGGTCCGCTTGCGTACGAGCTGTCCGTGAGTTCGACGAAGTCGATGACCGGACACGCCCTCGGCGCCACCGGCGGGATCGAGACGATCCTCACCCTCCTCGCGGTGAAGGACGGGATCGTCCCGCCGACGATCCATTACCGGGAACCCGACCCCGACTGCGACCTCGACTACACCCCGAACGTCGCGAAGCGGAAGAACCTCACTTACGCGATGAACGTGAACCTCGGCTTCGGCGGCCAGAACGCAGCCGTGGTCGTCAAGCGGATCGAGGGGAGGGCGGAGTGA